The genomic segment TTTTTTGAGCAATAAACTAAAGAAATAACCATAGTAGACGTTGCAACTGCTGCGCAGCCTGGCAAGAGATTCAATTGTCCAATTGCCGGAGCGGAACAAATGGGAGTTATCAATGGCATATAGTTTATATCCGGCGGGTTCTTGGCGCAGCAGGAGGTTTTTCCGGTTATAGGTGCGATCCTTATTATGAAACATATGGTCAAATAAAATGATGCCGGCCATGTCGCTGATATTGATAACCTGATTTAGATTATGCTTTTCTACATAACGGCAATTATTCAAATATTTACTGGCAAAGTGAATTCCCGGTTTTGCCCCTGCTTCCGGCAGGCAGGAATTTTTTTGCAGGAGGTCTTCCGTAATTTGAATAATGCCGCCCGGGGGAAAGCATAAGCCCAGCAGCTCGCCGATCTTTGCTGCCAGGAGCTCGCTGGCCAATACTTTAGTGCCTAAGCGGTTGTGCTGCATTTTAACGACATAAACATTTCCGTCATTTCCGCGGAAGAACTGGGGCGTTGTCACTCCCACCCCTACATTTTTCAAATATTCTACAGCCGTGAGCATGCTATCCTCTCCTTCAACTGCCAGGACTAAAAAGACCCGGTAAGGAATACTTACACGGGCCTTTCGCACTGCCTGCTTGTGAATAAGACGCGGGGAAAACACAGGAACTATCAGCCTGAGTTAACTGGGGGTGGTCGTGGATGAAGCTACGGAAGTGATTGCTTCCAGGTTGACGACTACCGTACTGATATCATCGTCGGAAATGGAAGTGCTGGTGCCTGGTCCGAATATATCCTCAACTGTCAATATCGCCAGCTCATCGTCAATAACGCCGAGGATTCCTTCAAACAAAAAGCCGCCAAGGGTGGTTATGGTTACCAGGTCTCCCAGCATCCGTTTCAGCTGGCAGATTAACAAGTGGCTTTCCTGACGTCCGGGAGGGGGTTGAATTCTATTTGGAGGCGGGAACGGCGGTCCTGGCGGGTCAATTGGATCACTGCTGATGGCAGTGCCTTTGCCGACGATAGTCCAAAGATCGACCCGGAGAAATTCAGTCGTTCTCAGTTCTCCCCCCGGAGTAAGAATTTCCACATCGGTTGTTTCTGCCGTGACGGCCGGGCCAAGAGCTGCGATACGGCAGTCTTCGATTCTTTGCAAACGGCCGAAATAGATAAACCCGTCGACGCCAAATAATAATACATCCGTATTGAGCTCGCGCTGCAGTTCTCTAATCAGGGCTTCATTGCGCAGTTCTTTAAAAATACCCATATGAATATATACCTCCTTATTGAGATAAGATAGATTATTTGTGGCTTACTATAACGTATGTAGAAGGCGGCAATAGTGTTACTTATCCCGGATGCATTTCGTAGACTTTGACAGCGATCTTTTATTTGGTTATGCTGCGCAGGTTTTTGTTGTACCAATCAACAGTCAAAGCCAGCCCCTGATGTAAACTGGTCTTAGGGGTGAAGCCGAATTTCTCTGCCGCCCGGGTTGTGTCAAGAGCCCGGCGGGGCTGGCCGTTTGGTTTAGCGGTATCCCAGCATATTTTACCAGTAAAGCCGGTAGCATGGCTGATCAACGCGGCTAATTCTTTTATAGGAACTTCGCGGCCGGTTCCCAGATTTACCGGCGCGCTGTCGTTATAATGTTCGGCGGCAAGGAGGATTCCTTCGGCAGCATCGCCGGCAAAAAGGAATTCCCGGGATGCGCTGCCGTCGCCCCACAGGGTAATCCTATCTTGCCGCCGGTCGATGGCAGCGCAGCATTTTTTGATAAGTGCCGGTATAACATGAGAAGAGTCCAGATTGAAATTATCGCCTGGGCCATACAGATTGGCAGGCAATAGAAAAATGGAGTTAAAACCGTATTGCTGCCGGTAGGCTTGGCTTTGCACCAGCATCATTTTTTTTGCCAGACCGTAGGGAGCATTTGTTTCCTCCGGATATCCGTTCCAGATATCGGTTTCATGAAAGGGAACCGGGCAGTACTTGGGATAAGAGCACACCGTTCCAATAGCCACGAACTTTTCTACGGCATAACGGCGGGCATATTCAATAAGCTGGGCTCCCATTACCAGGTTATCATAGAAATATTTGCCGGGATTTTTTTGATTTGCTCCTATCCCGCCAACGACGGCAGCCAAGTGAATCACTATATCCGGCTGGCAGTCTTCGTACATTTGGCGGACTTGATGAGCCTGGGTCAAATCGTAATTTTGGCTGCGGGGGACGAAAATATTGGCGGCACCGCGCTCAGCCAGCTGTTTTACGACATAGGTACCCAGGAACCCGGCGCCGCCGGTAACGGCAATCCGGCGCTTCGCAAAAAAGTCGCTCATGTGCTTATCCTCCCGACAAGAACCGCTTTCGCCTGTTTAAAATCTTCTTCCACCATGAGACTCACCAGTTCAGCGAAGGAAACAGTCGGCCGCCAGCCAATTTTCCGGGTGGCTTTGCTGCAATCCGCCAGCAGCAGGCTGACTTCGGTTGGCCGAAATAAGCGGGAATCAACTCGAACCAGCACTTCCCCGGTAGCTGCATTGACGCCCGTTTCCTCCAGTCCGCTGCCGATCCACTTGATATTAATGCCCACATTTTCAAAAGCCAAAGTAGCAAATTCCCGGACGGTATGGCATTCACCGGTGCCAATGACACAATCAGTTGGTTCATCCTGCTGCAGTAAAAGCCATATGGCCTGAACATAGTCACCGGCATAGCCCCAGTCCCGCTTGGCATCTAAATTTCCCAAGTAGAGCGTTTTCTGCAGTCCAAGGGTAATCCTGACAACGCCCTGCGTAATTTTTCTGGTCACGAAAGTTTCGCCCCGCAGGGGAGATTCGTGGTTGAACAGGATTCCATTACAGGCAAAGATCTGATAGGCTTCCCGGTAGTTAATCGTAATCCAGTAGGCGAACAGTTTGGCGACTGCGTAGGGACTTCGTGGGTAAAAGGGGGTTGTTTCGCATTGGGGAACCATTTGAGAATCGCCGAATAATTCGCTGGTCGAAGCTTGATAAAATCTTGTTTTTTTCGTGAGTCCAAGCATTCGGATTGCTTCCAGCAAACGTAGTGTGCCTATTGCATTTGTATTGGCTGTGTATTCCGGCGTTGCAAAGGATACTTTGACATGGCTTTGCGCCCCTAAATTATAGATCTCATCCGGTTCTACCTCCGCTACAATCCGGGTAATATTCGCTGAATCGGTGAGATCGCCGTCGTGCAGGAGCAGTCCATCTTCGCCCGGAGCGGCAGGCCGCAAGTGAGCGATGCGTTCGGTGTTGTCGGTGGAAGCATAGCGCTTTAGTCCGTGAACCCGGTAGCCTTTTTTCAGTAGTAAATCGGCAAGATATGCACCGTCCTGACCGGTAATTCCGGTGATCAGAGCCGTTTTCATCTTAGGCAGATACCTCCTGTATGTTTAGGATCGTGGCTGTGCGCCAAGTGTCATGCGCCATGCGCTAAAAAAATCCATATAAGTCGAAAGTGACACCGCCCTTAACCGGGTGTTTGCCAACGCTCCGCCGCCACAGCTTAACCTCCGCTTATGGCAAACACCCGACTAAGGCCTCCCCGTCATTTATCTTCTAAGTGCTAAGTGCCAAGTGCCAAGTGCCATGCGCCATGAGCCATGAGCCATGCGCCATGCGCCATGCGCCATGCGCCATGCGCTAAAAACGAATCTCTGTCGCATTATCCCGAATGGTATGAAACAGCAGCTGCTGATACTGGGCCATGGTTTCCGGCGTGACGGCATAGTCCGTTTCCGCATAACGGGATAGAACAAGTCCCAGCGTCTGCCACGTTTCCTGATTAGGCCGGGGTGTATGACCTACATGACAGGCAAGCGGGGACGACAGCAATTTAGCCGGTACATCGTTGGCGATGGCCAGCAGCAGCGCCCAATAGTCCCACCAGGGCAGGCCGAGACAAAAGCTTTCCATCGGGTAATCCGGGAGGACATGTTTATCAAAGAATAAATAATCAAACGCGCCGCTATGAACGGTGCTTTCAGTTGAGTCCGGGGCGGAAATATCATAGCGGGAGCCGAATATAATCGAACCGGCCGCTTCTTTTTGCAGTAAAGTGGCAAGATGGTTGTTCCGAAGAATCAGATCCGATTTTATAATTCCGCCGATATCCGCTGACTGCTCCTGGCAGCAATGGAGCAGATCGCGAAAATAGATATAACGCTGCCCGTAGCGTTCTCTCGCATCCCGGAAGGCAGTGACAAAGTCTACGTTCGGAAAGTGAGGCCGGAGAGCAGCAATATCTTCCCGGGAGTTTAGGGCAATAACACGGAATCCGGCTTGCTGCCAGCTTTTAATGGCGATCTGCTGGTTGGCGATATTGTCAGGCGACAGTGTGGTAACAAGCGGGATGGCTGCAACTGCTGTTTGCGGAACCGAGCGGGAGCGACCATCAATTTGCTGCAGGAAAAAAGAGCAGAGTTGTCCGGCAAGTTTTAGAGCTGCGGTCTGCGCTTCCTGCTTTGCCTGCTGCTCCGCCGCGTCATTGCCGCCGGGATGACAAGCTGGCAGCAGGGCCGAAATCTTTTTCGCCAGATCTTCGGGACTGCTTTTTTGGAAAACGGTTCCATATTGATGTTCCAAATGAGCGTCAATGTCACTTACGATAATGGGTTTGCCGAGACTCCGGCATTCCAGCACAATCTGGCCCAAGCCCTCGAACAGGGAAGGCTGAACAACGAACAGGCACTGGCGGATGAGCTGAATTTGATCTTCCCGGGGAATCATTCCCAGGATCGTAACTTGATCGCTGATCTTTAAATCGGCAATTGCCGACTGCAGTTCACCGAAATAGGCGGGAGCCCGGTAATCTTCCGTCGGGCCGGTGCAAACGAGCGGAATGTTTTGTCCCCGCTGTTTTAAAAGCTGGATGGCACGAAATAAGGTCAAATGATTTTTATGCAGCCAGAATTGGTTGGAGCATAAAATAAACCGTTCCGGCAGGCTATATTTCCCCCGTACCTGGTTCGGGTCTGGAAGGTACCAGTTTTCATCGGGGTAAGATACCGGCGTAAACACGACTGCTTCGGCGGTGGATTGGGGATAAAATTTCCGGAAATCTGCAGCGGCGGCCTGGGTGCTGAACATGATCAGCCGCGATTGCTCGGCTATTTTTTTGAATTGGGATTCCCGGAACTGATATTCGTAATTGGAGAAAAACTCCGGTAAATACCGGTGCTGAAAATCAGGAATCCAGGACATGGCTTTAGCTGTCACTAAAGTGTCGCTGTTGACAGGAAAATAGAAATCAACCAGGGAAAAAACTTCCTCCCAGGACTGACAGTGAATAGAAGGGGATCCCAACTTTTTATTCAGTAATTCCGGGTTCGGTCCGACAAACATAATTCCGTCAAACAGGTGGGCAAAGGGCTGGTAAAATTCAAAATCAGACTGGGTTTTGTCGGTAACCACCAGGTAGAGTTGAGGCCGGTCTTCTTTTGGCAGGGTACATAAACACTGGACAAGGGCTCTTATATGGGAAACGCCGCCATACCAATGCTTGCCGCCGGTCAGCTGAATTCCGATGCGGGTATCTGCAATCATCCAAGTTTCCTTCTTTCGGGCTATTTCGTAGCCATAAGTTTCAGGAGGCTTTCCCAGAGCTTGCTGCAGCCCCTTGCGTACCGATTCAATGTAGGCACCGGGGCTGTAACGCTCACGGATTACTTCCAGTGAACGGATGCTTTGTTTGCGTATCCAGTCAGCAGGCATCCGGGAGAATCGGTCAACGGTTTCCGCAATACAGTCGATACTGCAGTTCTCGAGAAATTGCCCCTCGTCCTCATTGATGCCGCATTCTTTGCTCAGTAAGGGAATGAGACCGAAGGACATGGCGGTCAGCGCGCTGCCGGAAATTCCCTCCGAACAGGAAGGTAGAATCATGTAACTGCAGTGCCGGACTATTTCCCTGAAGATCGGTCCCGAGGTGTCTAAAAAACCAATGGGCTTAATGTTGTGGCAGTGAAATAACTCCTGCCGGTATAAGGTGCAAAAGTCCGGCTCACGCTCAAACAAGCTGCACACATACAAAGTGGTCTGGGGGCTGCAGGGAAAAACCTCCAGCAAAAGATCCAGCCCTTTTAAAACTTGGGGCTGACTGGCCAGAAATAAAAAATTGCGGGGCGATTTTAAGGAAAAATCGAGATCGGGTACAATGATACAGCCATTGTTTTTAAGCAAGGATACTTTTGTTTTTTCTACATTTTCAAAGGTTTCCAGGGTATGCTGATTGCCCATCAGCAGCAGGTGATCGAAGTCGTTGGGATGAGGGTACTCGTATTCCTGTTTTGTCTGTGTTTTTAGTTTCACACCGCACCGCTCAAAGAGGGCAGCCTGACGGAGTTTTTCCTGCCGGTACTGCCACTGAGGGGAAGAGCCGGTGGCATACAGAAGCTCACGGCAGTCCGGCCGGAGGCGGGATTCATATATCTGCCGGTTGTGCGGGGAGATATCGACGACCAAATCATATTCCTTAGTAAAGTCAATCCGGGCTGCAAACCAGTCGATGACGTCCACGTTATAACCCCATTCGCCGATTAGACCGGCAAGAGCAGAAACCTGCCAGAGGTTTTGATGCCAGGGACGGCTTGGAACCGGCTGCCGGAAAGGACCGGTGATATACTTCAGCAAACAATTTTTAAAATATCCGGTCTTATTTACATTTTCCACAATAATATCACTCATATAAATCCTCCGCCGGCAGGCTTAAAACCAGATATCACTGGCGTCGTTATTAATCTTTTGAGCCAGAGTATGCAGATATTTCAGCATCGTATCGTTCGTCAGAGCAAAGGGACAAGGCACATAATTCGCCAGCACCGTCCCCAGCGTAAGCCAACTCTCTTTCGTCCAGGCCGTTTGGTGGGAAACATGAACAGCAGCGGGAGTAATCAGCCGCTTTACCGGCCAGCGTCTCTTTAGCGGCATCAGGGCAGCCCAGTAGTCCCACCAGGGAAGGCCAAGACAAAAGGCTTCCTGGGGAAAAGATTGCAGCAGATCCTGACTGAAGAAAAAGCAGTCAAAGCCGAGAGGATACCATTTCCCTTCCCGGGATTCAGGGGTGGGTACGTCAATCCGTGATGTGAAGAGAACGGTTTTATCTGACTGAACAGCGATAAAATCCAACAGCTTGGGCTCAAGGAGATAAATGTCCGAATTAATAATGCCGCTGATTTTTGTCTGAGTGCGGGCTAAACAAGCGAGAAGATCATCGAAATAGATATAGGGATGCTGAAACTGGCGGCGGGCATCCCGGGCTGCTACGCGAAATTCTACATCCGGGAAAGCGGACTGCAATTGTTCGATTTCTTCCTGCGGATTGAGGGAGATGACTTGAAAGCCTGCGGCAAGCCAGGTAGACAGTGCAGCCTGCTGCAGTGCTTGATTGCGGGGCGCAATAGAGGTGGCTACATATATCCGGTTCGGCAGCAGAATCTCCACGCGGCCCAGTTTTTTGAGCCGTATTTTTTTGCCGGAATCGGCTGGCGGAAGCTGTGGGTGAGAAATGCTTGGCGGACTTTCCGCGGACAGCAGTTGGAACAGGGTATTTTCAAAAGAAGGCTGGGCCGCCGGTCCGTTGAACAAAGTGTCCATCGCCTTTTTCTTGATTTTTTGGGAAACCCGCCAGCGAAGCTGGCTGTCTCCGGCGAGACGGACAGCCCAGGCGATATACTCTTCCTCATTGGCGCCGATTCCTTCGCTGATACCCAGGGCTCGCAGCATACCGGCGCCCCAGCGGCTTCGCGACAGTTCCCCTTCCTGGGTGACAACCGGCAGCCCCAGAAACAGGGCTTCCAGATTAGTGGTCCAGCCGCCGTAAGGATACGTATCCAACTGAACATCGGCTATCGACAGCAGTCCCAGCACATTGCGGTAGTTCCCCAACGCGGGTAGGATTAACAGCCGTTTGCCTACACCTGCTTCGTCAGCCAGGGTTCGCAGCCGTTTGGCCATTTTGGCATCAATGCCGTCCCTGGTAGTGTATGGTTTCAGCAATATCCAGGCATTGGGCGCCTGTTTAAGAATTTCCACATAAACCTCATCCCGCTCCGGGCGCTGCTTAATGCCGTTGGCGCAGGAGATAAAGAGGACCGCATCGTCGGGAATGCCTAATTCCACCCGGGAGGTAGCGGCGGCGGGACTGTCGGGCAAATATTGGGCGGCACCCAGATTCGGCAGCCGAATCAATTTTTCCCGATACTGGGACTGGGCGTCGGGGTGTTCGAAGTCCCCGCTGATATAGTAATCGATTGTCGGCAGTCCGGTAGTCGTGCCATGGCCGACCATGGCACATTGGATCGGTGCCATTTTCAGTCCGGCCAGTATATAAGTTACAACATCCATACCGATGTCGGTAAAAATGAGAATATCCAGCTTGCTGTTGATAACGCTGTTGATAATGGCCGAAAAATTTTGCAGATTCGTGAACTGTTCAAAGTGCTCGCTGTTTTTTGCATACATGTCGGTAAATTCATCTTTGTATTCACCCAGGGCATAGACGAATACTTCAAAACGGCTGCGGTCGTGATAAAGAATGCGGTTGATCATGTAGTAACTGACGGCCTGGCGGAAAAAGTTCCGGGAGATGTAGCCGACTCTTATTTTTTCGCCGGGATGAATAGTGCGGGACACCATCTTCGGCAGCTGGGGGCAAAAACGGTGGATGGTTGTTGAAATGGTATCGCCGAAGGCGGACAATGCGGTCAGATTATTGCCGCCGATATAGGAGGCCCGCCAGAAACCAGTCATGACCTCCTGGACTAACGTGACAAAATAAGCTTGAGATACAATCTCCGGATGGCTTGTTATGGCCCGGCAGATTTCCGGAACGTAACGCACCAAGCGGTCGCGGTGTTTCATGGTGCCGCTGAAATAAGGAATATATATCATCCAGCGCAGCAGAATAGTTTTGCATAAAAAGGGCAGGTTTGACGCGAAAAGCTCCATACTGTCGATATTAAAATCATCTGCATCTGCCGGGTAATACATGCTGGCAACAAGAAGGCCGGGGTAGCCGAACTTCTTCCAGCCGGCAGGCTGGAAGGGGAGGGAGGCTGGTTGTCGGTTCAGCATATGAAGCGGGGAAAACAGGTTTAAAAATACCTGCGGCCATAATTCCAGCATGATCTGCTGGTAGTTTTCCGGCAGCTCAGATAGAGAAAGGCAGTTCGGGTGCAGCAAATGTTCCCGCAGTTTTTCCCTGAGTCTCAGGCAGACGCAAACCGCAGCGGCCTGCTCTTCCTGGGGCAGGGCGGGATAGCGTTCCGGCAGTTTCCGCCAGGTGCGCCACTTGCCGATTAATTCCCAGAGAATGAGGCTGCTTTCAGGCGGCACATGGGATAAAAAATAACACATAGACAGATCGATGGTAATGTGCCTTTCCGTTTCACTTTGAAAGGGGTGGTTCTGACATAGTTCCTCGAATTTTTGCCATACCGGCTGCCAGCCGCCGACGGCGGCTGCCTCGACCAGCTGAGCCAGATTGTATTGCTGAAACAGCTGCTGCCAGGAAGATTCTGCATCGGTGGTTGATTCCATCAGCTATTCACCTCGGGTCTGATATCGGATTATCCTATTCCGAATCAGGGAAAGATGTGAAAGAATCCACCCGCAACTGCGGGTGGATTCTTTGCTATATCGCTGTTCATCTTTCAAAGCTGTCATTGCGAGCGATAGCGAAGCAATCTTTCTATTGCAGATTGTCTTCTCCAGCGTTGAGAGCGCCCACGGCTAGCGCCTCGCGATGATAGTTAAGTGGGTGAAGCCATTGTATTTTTTAGAGCGAAAAAAGTCCCAGCCCTGCGGTAGGGCCTTAATCTTGTTATGGAGTAAAAGAACCGAATTTCGGGATAAAATCAACGCTCTTAACATCAGTTCCAGCAATTTGAGCGCCAGTGTTATTCGCCTGTATTGCACCGGGATAGAGGCCAGCCACCATGTTAGTGATCAAGATTTCAAATTCACTGGATCCACTGAGGGAAATGTTTCTAAACTCATTGGCACTGAACGCATTTATCGGTAATGGTTGATTAAATATTTCAGTAAACGGGCTGGTATCCAGGCTGAAAGCCCTAACCCGTACTGTCTGAGGAGTGCGATTATTGTTCAGAACTTTAATAGTTAAAGTTTCGGAATTTGGTACGACGAATATCGGGCCGGAAGTTACATCCGCTGTAGTATGGAGGACGGCATTTTCGAGGAAGCGAACTTCGTTCTTAATCTCATTGAGACCGAAGGTAGGGCTGTTGACGCTGTTGTTGATAGCAATGACTTCGTTGAAGAGATTGCGTAAGCCGAAGGTGCTGTTGTTAACGGTATTGTTAATAAGGGTCACTTGGTTTTCAACGAAGCGAACCTCGTTCTTAATCTCATTGAGGCCGAAAGACGGGCTGTTGACGCT from the Veillonellales bacterium genome contains:
- the gmd gene encoding GDP-mannose 4,6-dehydratase; amino-acid sequence: MKTALITGITGQDGAYLADLLLKKGYRVHGLKRYASTDNTERIAHLRPAAPGEDGLLLHDGDLTDSANITRIVAEVEPDEIYNLGAQSHVKVSFATPEYTANTNAIGTLRLLEAIRMLGLTKKTRFYQASTSELFGDSQMVPQCETTPFYPRSPYAVAKLFAYWITINYREAYQIFACNGILFNHESPLRGETFVTRKITQGVVRITLGLQKTLYLGNLDAKRDWGYAGDYVQAIWLLLQQDEPTDCVIGTGECHTVREFATLAFENVGINIKWIGSGLEETGVNAATGEVLVRVDSRLFRPTEVSLLLADCSKATRKIGWRPTVSFAELVSLMVEEDFKQAKAVLVGRIST
- a CDS encoding HipA family kinase, which codes for MRKARVSIPYRVFLVLAVEGEDSMLTAVEYLKNVGVGVTTPQFFRGNDGNVYVVKMQHNRLGTKVLASELLAAKIGELLGLCFPPGGIIQITEDLLQKNSCLPEAGAKPGIHFASKYLNNCRYVEKHNLNQVINISDMAGIILFDHMFHNKDRTYNRKNLLLRQEPAGYKLYAIDNSHLFRSGNWTIESLARLRSSCNVYYGYFFSLLLKKYLTPLDFRPYREKVSRLRDEQIEGLVGEIPEEWLSNEAERQALTNYIKIRRDMVEKIREELCNRIPRSRGGHKWLRGRVFSLKAETKK
- a CDS encoding GDP-L-fucose synthase — encoded protein: MSDFFAKRRIAVTGGAGFLGTYVVKQLAERGAANIFVPRSQNYDLTQAHQVRQMYEDCQPDIVIHLAAVVGGIGANQKNPGKYFYDNLVMGAQLIEYARRYAVEKFVAIGTVCSYPKYCPVPFHETDIWNGYPEETNAPYGLAKKMMLVQSQAYRQQYGFNSIFLLPANLYGPGDNFNLDSSHVIPALIKKCCAAIDRRQDRITLWGDGSASREFLFAGDAAEGILLAAEHYNDSAPVNLGTGREVPIKELAALISHATGFTGKICWDTAKPNGQPRRALDTTRAAEKFGFTPKTSLHQGLALTVDWYNKNLRSITK
- a CDS encoding glycosyltransferase, yielding MSDIIVENVNKTGYFKNCLLKYITGPFRQPVPSRPWHQNLWQVSALAGLIGEWGYNVDVIDWFAARIDFTKEYDLVVDISPHNRQIYESRLRPDCRELLYATGSSPQWQYRQEKLRQAALFERCGVKLKTQTKQEYEYPHPNDFDHLLLMGNQHTLETFENVEKTKVSLLKNNGCIIVPDLDFSLKSPRNFLFLASQPQVLKGLDLLLEVFPCSPQTTLYVCSLFEREPDFCTLYRQELFHCHNIKPIGFLDTSGPIFREIVRHCSYMILPSCSEGISGSALTAMSFGLIPLLSKECGINEDEGQFLENCSIDCIAETVDRFSRMPADWIRKQSIRSLEVIRERYSPGAYIESVRKGLQQALGKPPETYGYEIARKKETWMIADTRIGIQLTGGKHWYGGVSHIRALVQCLCTLPKEDRPQLYLVVTDKTQSDFEFYQPFAHLFDGIMFVGPNPELLNKKLGSPSIHCQSWEEVFSLVDFYFPVNSDTLVTAKAMSWIPDFQHRYLPEFFSNYEYQFRESQFKKIAEQSRLIMFSTQAAAADFRKFYPQSTAEAVVFTPVSYPDENWYLPDPNQVRGKYSLPERFILCSNQFWLHKNHLTLFRAIQLLKQRGQNIPLVCTGPTEDYRAPAYFGELQSAIADLKISDQVTILGMIPREDQIQLIRQCLFVVQPSLFEGLGQIVLECRSLGKPIIVSDIDAHLEHQYGTVFQKSSPEDLAKKISALLPACHPGGNDAAEQQAKQEAQTAALKLAGQLCSFFLQQIDGRSRSVPQTAVAAIPLVTTLSPDNIANQQIAIKSWQQAGFRVIALNSREDIAALRPHFPNVDFVTAFRDARERYGQRYIYFRDLLHCCQEQSADIGGIIKSDLILRNNHLATLLQKEAAGSIIFGSRYDISAPDSTESTVHSGAFDYLFFDKHVLPDYPMESFCLGLPWWDYWALLLAIANDVPAKLLSSPLACHVGHTPRPNQETWQTLGLVLSRYAETDYAVTPETMAQYQQLLFHTIRDNATEIRF